The Antarcticibacterium flavum genome contains the following window.
CTGTGGTGGGGATCCAGGCTCACCACGATCAATAACTTATTCTCGCCGTCCTGGCTTATTTTGGAATAACATAAAATCTGGTCATTATCTGTATCGCAAAATTCAATATTCCAGGTGCTTTGGAGTGCCTGTTTTCTTTTCTTATTCTGTTAAGGAGGGTGATAGTCTCTTTTGTTTTGGTTTGTTTATTCCAGTCCCAATGCTTGACCTCATATTTCTCAGATCTTATATATTCCTCCTTCCTGGATAAGGTTCATTTAGATTATATTCGAAAAGGGGGCCATACATCCCGTAGTTGGAGGAAAGCGTCCCTGCAAGGATGAGCCTTATTAGAAATGAAGGTTCTTCTTTATGCTCCAATGAAATTGGAAGTATATCGGGAGTATTTGGCAGAAGTTGGGCCGGAAATATTCCCTCATTTCTGTTTTGGTAAGTTCTGTAATGTATTCTATAAATTCCGCCTTACTGTTTCTCCAGGTGAAATAGGTATAGGACTGGGTGAAACCTATCTTCCCCAGTTTTTCCATGACCCTTGGCCTGGTAAAAGCTTCAGCAAGAAAAATAATGCCATCATACTTTTTGATTTATATCGTTAATGAGCCATTCCCAGAAAATAAAGGATTTGGTATGTGGATTATCAACCCTAAAGATCTTAACCCCTTTATCTATCCAATATTCCACAATGCTTTTAAGTTCCTTCCAGAGATTTTCCCAGTCGGCTGTTTCAAAATTCACTGGCAAGACGTCCTGGTATTTTTTTGGCGGATTTTCAGCATATTGTACAGTGCCATCCGGGCGCCATTTGAACCATTGGGGATGCTCTTTTACATAGGGATGGTCTGGAGAACATTGAATTGCAAAATCCAAAGCCACCTCTATCCCCAGGTCATTAGCTTTACCAACGAAATTCACAAAATCATCGATAGTACCAAGTTCAGGATGAATAGCCTTGTGG
Protein-coding sequences here:
- a CDS encoding alpha-amylase family glycosyl hydrolase, which produces MYHSRDRNHSSRYDKTLEVLVERERALFSSWYEFFPRSTSPNEGEHGTFQTSERILEGISKMGFDVIYLPPIHPIGRSHRKGVNNATTANAGDPGSPWAIGAKEGGHKAIHPELGTIDDFVNFVGKANDLGIEVALDFAIQCSPDHPYVKEHPQWFKWRPDGTVQYAENPPKKYQDVLPVNFETADWENLWKELKSIVEYWIDKGVKIFRVDNPHTKSFIFWEWLINDINQKV